In Caballeronia sp. SBC1, the DNA window AAGGAGACGCTTGCGCTGGTTGAGGGGCTGGATGCCGTACCGCTGACGCTGTACGAATACCGCAACCGGAAGCTGCCCGAATTCGACCTCGACGCAGCGCTCGCGCGCAAGCCGCAACTGATACTCGTCGACGAACTTGCGCACTCGAATGTGCAGGGCGCTCGTCACCTCAAAAGGTGGCAGGACGTGTACGAGTTGCTCGACGCCGGTATCGACGTATACACCACCGTCAACGTCCAGCATCTGGAGAGCCTGAACGATATCGTTGGGCAGATCACGGGTATTCGCGTATGGGAAACCGTGCCGGACCGCGTGTTCGATCTCGCCGATGAAGTTACCCTTGTGGACCTTCCAGCCGAAGAGCTGCTGGACCGCTTGAGGGACGGAAAAGTCTATATGCCGCAGCAAGCGGCAAACGCGGTCAAGAATTTTTTCCGCAAAGGTAACCTGATTGCATTGCGCGAACTGGCGTTGCGTCGAACGGCCGACCGCGTGGACGCGCAGATGCGCGAGTATCGCGCCGATCAATCGATTAGCCGGATCTGGCAGGCTCGTGAGCGACTCATCGCGTGCATTGGGCCGGGTCCTGAAAGCGCTACGCTGGTGCGCTCGGCCGCGCGCCTCGCCGCGAGTCTCAAGGCGGACTGGCTCGCGGTGTATGTCGAAACACCGAAGCTGCAGCGCCTGCCTGACGCATCGCGCAAACGCACGCTGGATGCGCTCAAGCTGGCGTCCGAGCTGGGCGCCGAAACCGTGACCCTTGATGGCGCCGACGCGGCCGCCACGCTGGTCGCGTACGCGCGCATGCGCAATGTATCCAAGATCGTGGCGGGGGCGTCAGACGCGCCCGGCTGGCGGCGGCTGCTTGATCGATCCGTTGCCGAAGCACTGGTGCACCATGCACACGATATCGACGTGACGCTGGTGGGCGTGAAAGCGGCGAAGGAAGGGCGCGAGCGCGACGCTGGTATCCCGGTATTCGCCGCCGTGCGCAACGAAGCCCGCTCGTCGCCCAACGCCTACTTTTATGCGGCTGCTATCGGCGTCGCGATCACGGCGTTGGCGAGCCTGCTGTCGCGGCACATCGACCTCACGAATCTTGTGATGTTGTATCTGCTGGGCGTTGTTTTTGCCGCGGTCCGGCTCGGACGAGGCCCCGGCGTACTGCTTTCGTTCGTGAGCGTCGCGGCGTTCGATTTCTTCTTTGTTCCGCCGCAACTTTCCTTTTCCGTTTCAGATACGCAGTACCTGCTGACCTTCTTCGTGATGTTGCTGACCTCGCTCACGATCAGCCATCTGACTTCGAATCTTCGGCGTCAGGCGCAGGTAGCCTCGTTACGCGAGCGGCGCACCGGCGCCATGTACGCCATGACGCGTGAACTGGGCGGCGCGTTGATGACCGAACAGATCATCGAAATCGGGACGCGCCACGTAGGGGAAATTTTCCAGGCCAAGGTCGCGATCCTGCTGCCCGACAGCGTGGAAAAGATCCGCCAGAAAGTCGACGATCCCAATCCGCAGTTCACACTCGATGCAGCCGATCTCGACCTCGACATCG includes these proteins:
- a CDS encoding sensor histidine kinase KdpD, coding for MDRPDPDELLDKIQRDEEKKQRGRLKIFFGASAGVGKTYAMLQAGHRRREEGIDTVVGIVETHGRKETLALVEGLDAVPLTLYEYRNRKLPEFDLDAALARKPQLILVDELAHSNVQGARHLKRWQDVYELLDAGIDVYTTVNVQHLESLNDIVGQITGIRVWETVPDRVFDLADEVTLVDLPAEELLDRLRDGKVYMPQQAANAVKNFFRKGNLIALRELALRRTADRVDAQMREYRADQSISRIWQARERLIACIGPGPESATLVRSAARLAASLKADWLAVYVETPKLQRLPDASRKRTLDALKLASELGAETVTLDGADAAATLVAYARMRNVSKIVAGASDAPGWRRLLDRSVAEALVHHAHDIDVTLVGVKAAKEGRERDAGIPVFAAVRNEARSSPNAYFYAAAIGVAITALASLLSRHIDLTNLVMLYLLGVVFAAVRLGRGPGVLLSFVSVAAFDFFFVPPQLSFSVSDTQYLLTFFVMLLTSLTISHLTSNLRRQAQVASLRERRTGAMYAMTRELGGALMTEQIIEIGTRHVGEIFQAKVAILLPDSVEKIRQKVDDPNPQFTLDAADLDLDIAQWVYDQQKPAGRGTDTLPASNALYLPLKAPMRTRGVLALITAHAAELAVPEQQRMIDTFASQIALALERVHYVEIAQDALVNMESERMRNSLLSAISHDLRTPLTSIVGFASVLEEQQRIHNGTADTARELVHAIHEEALRMSGLVTNLLDMARLQAGSIRLNRQWLMLEEVVGAALAVCRRTLAGHTVQVRVPADLPLIQLDAVLMERLLANLFENAAKYTPRDSSLSIHAAVEQLSGERYVRVCVDDNGPGLPPGIQQTLFDKFTRGEKESAKPGIGLGLAICRAIVEAHGGKIGAENRVDGEGKVLGARFWFTLPADQTPPFEALPDENGDGADAAAHTDTP